Proteins encoded within one genomic window of Ammonifex degensii KC4:
- a CDS encoding c-type heme family protein, which translates to MEVALAGRSQRVGFMAGASLGTRIALWVSVIIIAFTVPSVIWDLKELHREARLEALQQARLVAQEMIALRAVIAQNQEKINTDPVTGHVHFKHLNPAAVGRQVAVIFGTTTPFTIKQTRLKVRNPVNQPDKVEEQLLRELSTAPELTEVWREVTSDGHRYIYYMVPLRVERPCLQCHGEPKGAKDIAGYPKEGLKLGDLGGALSIKISMDNFMSFLTRRIWTKLTIATFFLLATVGGSIWLSRRLVTEPLQRLCAMARRLGEGDWRAVQVVSGSGEVMVLSQVLEKVAGQLWESHHLLEQKVAERTKELQKANEELARANQFKSEILANVSHELRTPLTAVLAYTEMLLDPTTGPLTPEQRECLENIADSSKELLLEITDLLQMARLEAGRKELFYEPFDMAEVVQEVFSLLGPLARKKRIKLCGPEERGEWWVLADRAKVKHILTNLVSNAIKFTSEGGKVTVKLSYGFDTTRYMLVKVTDTGVGIDPAEQEVIFEKFYRSKKHSQGTGLGLTLVRELVQLHGGRVWVESIPGQGSSFYFTLPLKEESL; encoded by the coding sequence GTGGAAGTTGCGTTGGCCGGTCGGAGTCAGCGTGTCGGTTTTATGGCCGGGGCTTCGCTCGGCACAAGAATTGCTTTGTGGGTCAGTGTGATTATCATTGCCTTTACTGTCCCGAGTGTAATCTGGGACTTGAAAGAACTCCATCGCGAAGCACGCCTCGAAGCGCTGCAGCAGGCGCGGCTGGTAGCCCAGGAAATGATAGCCTTACGCGCCGTAATTGCCCAAAATCAAGAAAAAATCAACACCGATCCCGTTACCGGTCATGTTCACTTTAAACACTTAAATCCTGCGGCTGTGGGGCGGCAGGTGGCGGTTATTTTCGGGACAACAACTCCTTTTACTATAAAGCAAACCCGGCTTAAAGTGAGGAATCCTGTTAACCAGCCAGATAAAGTTGAGGAACAACTGCTTCGTGAACTGAGTACTGCTCCTGAACTAACGGAGGTCTGGCGGGAGGTAACTTCAGACGGACACCGGTATATTTACTACATGGTGCCCCTGCGGGTTGAAAGACCATGCCTGCAGTGTCACGGTGAGCCTAAGGGGGCAAAAGATATTGCCGGTTACCCTAAAGAGGGCTTAAAGTTAGGCGACCTCGGAGGGGCCCTCAGCATCAAGATATCGATGGACAATTTCATGTCTTTCCTGACGCGGAGGATATGGACAAAGCTTACTATTGCCACCTTTTTCCTTTTAGCCACCGTCGGAGGTAGCATTTGGCTATCTCGACGGCTGGTAACGGAACCTTTACAGCGCCTTTGTGCGATGGCCCGGCGGCTAGGAGAAGGGGATTGGCGAGCTGTGCAGGTGGTGTCCGGTAGCGGCGAGGTTATGGTTTTATCCCAGGTACTGGAAAAGGTAGCCGGGCAGCTCTGGGAGTCGCATCACCTTCTGGAGCAGAAAGTAGCAGAAAGAACAAAAGAGTTGCAGAAAGCCAATGAAGAGCTGGCGCGGGCCAACCAATTTAAGTCCGAGATCCTGGCCAATGTTTCGCATGAGTTGCGTACGCCTCTTACCGCCGTTCTCGCCTATACCGAGATGCTTCTGGATCCCACTACCGGGCCTTTGACCCCCGAACAGCGAGAGTGCCTGGAGAACATTGCTGACAGCAGCAAGGAGTTACTACTCGAGATTACTGATCTTTTGCAGATGGCTCGTCTGGAAGCAGGAAGAAAAGAACTTTTCTACGAGCCCTTTGATATGGCCGAGGTTGTCCAAGAGGTATTCAGCTTACTGGGGCCGCTGGCGAGAAAGAAGCGGATCAAGCTATGCGGGCCGGAGGAGCGAGGCGAGTGGTGGGTACTGGCTGACAGGGCAAAGGTGAAGCATATTCTCACCAATCTGGTAAGCAACGCCATTAAGTTTACGTCGGAAGGCGGCAAGGTTACTGTTAAGCTGAGTTACGGTTTCGATACAACTAGATACATGCTGGTCAAGGTTACGGATACGGGAGTTGGTATAGATCCTGCCGAACAGGAAGTAATTTTTGAGAAATTTTACCGGTCAAAGAAGCATAGCCAGGGAACGGGGCTGGGATTAACTCTGGTTCGGGAATTGGTACAACTTCACGGTGGTCGAGTTTGGGTGGAGAGCATACCGGGACAGGGAAGTAGCTTCTATTTCACGCTTCCCTTGAAAGAGGAGTCGTTATAG
- a CDS encoding TorD/DmsD family molecular chaperone: MAFKLAALGFSYPTPVLQELVRTRALLEIFTMAIQDRDPAVAEMAREWATATRIWERPLDEIQALYTAIFDVGYPEPPCPPYAGIYLPGGLAFPGPRPQLLAELMDRYRRWGLDLTHELPDHIGVELEFMHFLLTRWLEGLDRDDRTLVCDVRQEGDWFVAHLQEWLPAFRARLARGQDTAFWVFLVDMVQLLITRKLL; this comes from the coding sequence ATGGCTTTCAAGCTGGCGGCTCTTGGTTTCAGTTACCCTACACCGGTTCTACAGGAATTGGTTCGGACGAGAGCTTTGCTGGAAATTTTTACTATGGCAATACAGGACAGAGATCCGGCGGTAGCGGAGATGGCGCGGGAGTGGGCTACAGCTACTCGAATTTGGGAAAGGCCGTTAGACGAGATCCAGGCTCTTTATACGGCAATCTTCGATGTGGGTTATCCGGAGCCGCCCTGCCCTCCCTACGCTGGTATCTACCTGCCGGGCGGCTTGGCCTTTCCCGGGCCCCGGCCCCAGCTACTTGCGGAACTTATGGATCGCTACCGGCGGTGGGGACTCGACTTGACGCACGAATTGCCCGACCACATAGGGGTAGAGTTGGAGTTTATGCACTTTCTGCTCACCCGGTGGCTGGAGGGATTGGATCGGGATGATCGAACCCTGGTGTGTGATGTTCGGCAGGAGGGGGATTGGTTCGTGGCGCACCTGCAGGAATGGCTTCCAGCTTTTCGGGCGCGACTAGCTAGGGGGCAGGATACTGCTTTCTGGGTTTTTCTAGTTGACATGGTTCAGCTACTAATTACTAGGAAGTTACTGTGA
- a CDS encoding 4Fe-4S dicluster domain-containing protein, whose product MWWAIVETRPGPGFPRDWEKRTARGELPHPDDYGEAPVLDCSQLQDNFGGRTPKLLPHPVPEFGPNWYEDVGAGKTPSDAWFFYMHISCMHCTDPACVRACPSGAIYKREDGIVLIDQNLCKGFKACILACPYKRIFWNEALRFSEKCILCYPRLEEGKPPMCVLACAGKAIFFGDLNNPQSKVSKLVRQYKVALPLHPEYNTQPNIFYIPPVFTPVKGGTDQKPTDELRIPRAELRRLFGPEVDRAMTVLVEARNAAARGQVSELIEILTSYPTYEL is encoded by the coding sequence ATGTGGTGGGCAATCGTAGAAACACGTCCAGGACCGGGCTTTCCCCGAGATTGGGAAAAGCGCACGGCGCGCGGTGAGCTACCGCACCCCGATGACTATGGGGAAGCTCCAGTTCTAGACTGTAGCCAGCTGCAAGATAACTTTGGTGGTAGAACTCCGAAGTTATTACCCCATCCGGTACCGGAGTTCGGCCCTAACTGGTATGAGGATGTAGGTGCGGGAAAAACACCAAGTGACGCCTGGTTTTTCTACATGCATATCTCCTGCATGCATTGCACCGATCCTGCTTGTGTGCGGGCTTGCCCGAGTGGGGCGATTTACAAGCGCGAAGACGGTATCGTGCTGATCGATCAGAATCTCTGTAAGGGATTTAAGGCCTGCATCCTTGCCTGTCCTTACAAGCGGATTTTCTGGAACGAGGCACTGCGTTTTTCTGAAAAGTGCATCCTCTGTTACCCTCGCTTGGAGGAAGGCAAGCCCCCGATGTGCGTGCTGGCTTGTGCTGGAAAGGCAATCTTTTTTGGCGACCTCAATAACCCGCAAAGTAAGGTCAGCAAGCTAGTCCGGCAGTACAAGGTGGCCCTGCCACTTCACCCAGAGTACAACACCCAGCCCAACATATTTTACATCCCTCCGGTATTTACGCCGGTAAAGGGGGGTACGGACCAGAAGCCAACGGATGAGCTACGGATCCCACGCGCCGAGTTGCGTCGCCTTTTTGGTCCGGAGGTGGATCGGGCAATGACAGTACTTGTAGAAGCTAGAAACGCTGCGGCGCGGGGACAGGTGTCGGAGCTTATCGAGATTTTAACCAGCTATCCTACTTACGAACTGTGA
- a CDS encoding molybdopterin-dependent oxidoreductase, protein MKLGLSGLVGAAGYGLIKALGEGAYVHEHLRPAIDARGEDFYRGFFTYDSVIRTTCAGNCTQACGWRAYVRGGVLIKTEPAADYDRFDPVAKKAYLPRGCMRGASYPRYIYGPMRVKTPLIRVGPRGSGQFRRASWDEALEYIAERLLKIIREDGAEAIALFCPIPSYNYVSAAGGYRLGNLLGATGPLSFYDWYCDLPAGEPQTWGVQTEECEEWDWLNARLIIVWGANPAESRIAAAHFLTEAKYRGTKIIAILTDYNGSAKLADIAVSPKPGTDAALALGIARELIARGWYNEDYVVTFTDLPFLVRQDTGQFLRESDLREGGSPYKLYVWDKLQEKPVLAPGTLGDDRDTLDWQTVGITPALEFAGEVLLRDGQKVSVKTVWTMLREILDRDYTLEKVTAITGIHPEVVALIARELHERHPAMIIEGGGCNHWYHNDLNNRAMILLMALTGNVGVNGGGFHQYTGQYRVWLKGLPQYIKLAESKACNTTLFVWTHFDKQLWRLGMTWEEICHAIETGQLKKLPDGSPVGADPNQPFAYRQYLLLKALAKGWMPVFPAPPKRPRGIFIWRGNFVNNAKGGYRVLEWFKDEKKLDLVVAIDFRMSTSALFADVVLPAATWYEKFDLETTPLHPYLQVQQPCIRPPFEAKHDFEIFRLLAKKIQDKARAMRAMGVWEGQWYDATRKVYRDYTQIYDLFIDRAGKEHPFFAGQGEGALDTPEKVAHFILRHSPIIFPDPQRYREKREAFAPELRKLIEAYLENKDADAYAAGLLKLAKEGPIPFPALQPDRPHNPFRENVVRKLPWPAGGKYAPELTISKYPCVIPVKAGKTLTGRQQFYLDHSYFIALGEALPVYKPPEVDTFKGKPAPLKLNTPHGRWRTHSTFSDNDILLYLQRFEATVLINPLDAKERGITDGDVVEVINDYGRLICRAKLVPGIRRGEVRIDHAWEWYQYRDGYFNILTPVRPNPTTAVRYPEADGAPDYHLKFGWNLWGVCGNECDTSVEVRKVK, encoded by the coding sequence TTGAAGCTCGGGTTGAGCGGACTTGTAGGCGCGGCGGGTTACGGTTTGATTAAGGCGCTAGGTGAGGGCGCCTATGTCCACGAGCATCTTCGGCCGGCTATCGATGCCCGAGGTGAGGATTTCTACCGGGGATTCTTCACCTATGACTCGGTTATCCGGACTACCTGTGCCGGAAACTGCACCCAGGCCTGCGGCTGGCGTGCTTACGTGAGGGGCGGGGTATTGATTAAAACCGAGCCTGCGGCCGATTACGACCGTTTCGACCCTGTTGCAAAGAAGGCTTACTTGCCCCGGGGCTGCATGCGGGGAGCCAGTTACCCCCGCTATATATACGGCCCTATGCGGGTAAAAACTCCGCTTATCAGGGTGGGACCGCGGGGGTCTGGTCAGTTCCGGCGGGCTTCCTGGGATGAGGCGCTGGAATACATTGCTGAACGTCTACTAAAAATTATCCGGGAAGATGGTGCGGAGGCCATAGCGCTGTTTTGCCCGATTCCATCTTACAACTATGTCTCTGCAGCCGGCGGCTACCGACTCGGCAACCTCCTTGGTGCCACAGGTCCACTTTCTTTCTACGATTGGTACTGCGATCTTCCTGCGGGAGAACCGCAAACGTGGGGAGTGCAGACGGAAGAGTGTGAGGAGTGGGATTGGCTAAACGCCCGGCTGATTATCGTCTGGGGTGCCAATCCTGCCGAATCCCGCATTGCAGCTGCCCACTTCCTTACCGAAGCTAAGTACAGGGGCACAAAGATAATCGCAATCCTCACCGATTATAACGGCTCGGCAAAGCTAGCTGATATTGCGGTTTCGCCCAAACCTGGTACTGATGCTGCCCTAGCGCTCGGAATCGCACGGGAACTCATTGCTCGCGGCTGGTATAACGAGGATTACGTGGTGACTTTCACCGACCTTCCTTTTCTGGTACGTCAGGATACCGGCCAGTTCTTGCGCGAAAGTGACTTGCGCGAGGGAGGTAGTCCGTACAAGCTCTACGTTTGGGACAAGCTTCAAGAAAAGCCCGTTCTAGCTCCTGGAACGCTGGGGGATGACCGAGATACGCTTGATTGGCAAACTGTGGGGATAACTCCAGCACTCGAGTTCGCCGGAGAGGTTCTACTCCGCGATGGCCAGAAAGTTTCGGTGAAAACGGTCTGGACAATGCTGCGAGAAATACTCGACCGTGACTACACCCTGGAGAAGGTAACAGCGATAACAGGAATACACCCCGAGGTAGTTGCCTTAATTGCTCGCGAGCTCCACGAGCGCCATCCGGCGATGATCATCGAAGGGGGCGGCTGCAACCACTGGTACCATAACGACCTCAATAACCGTGCGATGATTTTGTTGATGGCTCTCACGGGAAATGTCGGGGTCAATGGCGGAGGTTTTCACCAGTATACCGGTCAGTACCGGGTCTGGCTAAAAGGGCTTCCCCAGTATATTAAGCTAGCAGAAAGCAAGGCTTGCAACACTACGCTTTTTGTGTGGACCCATTTCGACAAGCAACTCTGGCGGCTCGGTATGACCTGGGAGGAAATTTGCCATGCTATCGAGACCGGGCAGCTAAAGAAGCTGCCCGATGGGTCCCCTGTAGGAGCTGATCCCAACCAGCCTTTTGCCTACCGCCAGTACCTCCTGCTTAAAGCACTGGCAAAGGGATGGATGCCGGTTTTTCCGGCGCCACCTAAGCGGCCGCGGGGGATCTTTATCTGGCGAGGAAACTTCGTTAACAACGCCAAGGGAGGCTACCGGGTATTAGAGTGGTTTAAGGACGAGAAGAAACTTGACCTGGTGGTGGCCATTGACTTCCGGATGTCGACCTCTGCCCTTTTCGCTGATGTAGTGTTGCCGGCGGCAACCTGGTACGAGAAGTTCGACCTAGAAACAACGCCACTACATCCCTACTTGCAGGTCCAGCAACCCTGCATTCGTCCTCCTTTCGAGGCAAAGCATGATTTTGAGATCTTCCGATTGCTGGCTAAGAAGATCCAGGATAAAGCCCGGGCGATGCGGGCAATGGGAGTATGGGAGGGCCAATGGTACGACGCTACACGTAAAGTTTATCGCGACTACACCCAGATTTACGATCTATTTATTGATCGAGCGGGTAAGGAGCATCCCTTCTTTGCCGGGCAGGGGGAAGGGGCGCTAGATACGCCGGAGAAGGTAGCCCATTTTATCCTTCGGCATAGCCCCATTATCTTCCCTGACCCCCAGCGTTACCGGGAGAAGCGAGAAGCTTTTGCTCCGGAACTCAGGAAACTCATCGAAGCCTACCTTGAAAATAAAGACGCAGATGCTTACGCTGCTGGCCTCTTGAAGTTGGCCAAAGAAGGTCCCATACCCTTCCCTGCACTCCAGCCAGATCGGCCCCACAATCCCTTCCGGGAGAACGTAGTTCGGAAGCTTCCCTGGCCAGCCGGTGGTAAGTATGCGCCGGAGCTCACAATTAGTAAATACCCCTGCGTAATCCCGGTGAAGGCGGGTAAGACTCTCACAGGCCGTCAGCAGTTCTACCTAGATCACTCCTACTTTATCGCCTTGGGCGAGGCCCTTCCAGTCTATAAGCCGCCAGAGGTCGATACGTTTAAGGGCAAACCGGCTCCTTTGAAGCTGAACACGCCCCACGGGCGGTGGCGGACTCACAGCACCTTTTCCGACAACGACATTCTCTTGTACCTGCAGCGCTTCGAGGCTACGGTCCTAATTAACCCACTCGATGCGAAGGAGCGGGGAATCACCGACGGCGATGTGGTGGAGGTTATAAACGACTACGGCCGCTTGATTTGCCGGGCAAAGCTGGTTCCTGGAATAAGACGGGGAGAAGTCCGAATTGATCACGCTTGGGAATGGTACCAGTACCGGGATGGCTATTTCAACATTTTGACCCCGGTGCGGCCTAATCCTACTACCGCTGTTCGGTATCCTGAGGCGGACGGGGCACCAGATTACCACCTGAAGTTCGGCTGGAACCTTTGGGGTGTTTGCGGCAACGAGTGCGATACAAGCGTTGAGGTAAGGAAGGTGAAATAA